A DNA window from Halorubrum sp. DM2 contains the following coding sequences:
- a CDS encoding DUF5811 family protein — MNGNNPYAGAPGVTDAGSPAAVDLSPDQERQLRRAVAGIVSRTESYLPDSYAVGSELSVGANGPQATVAVNPPAGHPVSAGFTPDPEDLDAGIAESDTDEVARGLAASAAVQVMDAVGDITPTAK; from the coding sequence ATGAACGGCAACAACCCGTACGCCGGGGCACCGGGTGTGACGGACGCGGGCTCGCCCGCGGCCGTCGACCTCTCTCCGGATCAGGAACGACAGCTCCGGCGCGCGGTCGCCGGAATCGTATCGCGAACCGAATCGTATCTCCCCGACAGCTACGCCGTCGGCTCCGAGCTGTCTGTCGGTGCGAACGGTCCGCAGGCGACCGTCGCCGTCAACCCCCCGGCGGGCCACCCGGTCTCCGCCGGATTCACGCCGGACCCGGAGGACCTCGACGCCGGAATTGCCGAGTCCGACACCGACGAGGTCGCCCGCGGGCTGGCCGCCAGCGCCGCGGTCCAGGTGATGGACGCCGTCGGCGACATCACGCCGACCGCCAAGTAG
- a CDS encoding aminotransferase class V-fold PLP-dependent enzyme gives MLMTPGPTAVPEPVREAMSRELINPDVDPRFREIYGRVTERLATVYGVDSGGAENAGADDRGSAATAERDVVVLGGEGILGLEAAVASLVEPGTEVLCLSNGLYGEGFADFVESYGGEATLVAAPHDEPLPLDALDEALAADDADFDLATTVHCETPTGTLNDIDAALDRIEAADGEILTVVDAVSSLGGVAVPTDRIDVCLGASQKCFSAPPGLATAAVSDRAWAAMEERDPHSLYANFLPFRDVSDEFPYTHLTTEVVALDAALDLWLAEGLDAVRERHESAAARCRERGAALGLETVPDSERSSPTVTAFRVPGRAAELQERLREAHDVVLATGLGESADDILRVGHMGHNARVDRVEETMDALEAVL, from the coding sequence ATGCTCATGACGCCGGGACCGACCGCGGTCCCCGAACCGGTGCGCGAGGCGATGTCCCGCGAGCTGATCAATCCCGACGTGGACCCGCGATTCCGGGAGATATACGGTCGGGTCACGGAGCGACTCGCGACCGTCTACGGCGTCGATTCGGGGGGAGCCGAGAACGCAGGCGCGGACGACCGGGGAAGCGCCGCGACCGCCGAGCGCGACGTGGTCGTCCTCGGCGGCGAGGGAATCTTAGGGCTGGAGGCGGCCGTCGCCTCGCTGGTCGAACCCGGAACCGAGGTGTTGTGCCTGTCGAACGGGCTCTACGGCGAGGGGTTCGCCGACTTCGTCGAGTCGTACGGCGGCGAGGCGACGCTCGTCGCCGCTCCCCACGACGAGCCGCTCCCGCTCGACGCGCTCGACGAGGCGCTCGCGGCCGACGACGCCGACTTCGACCTCGCGACGACCGTCCACTGCGAGACGCCGACCGGGACGCTGAACGATATCGACGCCGCGCTCGACCGGATCGAGGCCGCTGACGGGGAGATACTCACGGTCGTCGACGCCGTCTCCTCGCTCGGCGGGGTGGCCGTGCCGACCGACCGCATCGACGTGTGTCTCGGCGCGTCCCAGAAGTGTTTCAGCGCCCCGCCGGGGCTCGCGACGGCCGCGGTGAGCGACCGCGCGTGGGCCGCGATGGAGGAGCGGGACCCGCACTCGCTGTACGCGAATTTCCTCCCGTTCCGCGACGTGAGCGACGAATTCCCGTACACGCACCTGACGACCGAGGTCGTCGCGCTCGACGCGGCGCTCGACCTATGGCTGGCGGAGGGGCTCGACGCGGTCCGGGAGCGACACGAGTCGGCCGCGGCGCGGTGTCGAGAGCGCGGCGCGGCGTTGGGGTTGGAGACGGTCCCGGACTCGGAGCGAAGTTCGCCGACCGTGACCGCGTTCCGGGTTCCGGGGCGGGCCGCGGAGTTACAGGAGCGACTGCGGGAGGCGCACGACGTGGTGCTGGCGACCGGACTCGGCGAGAGTGCGGACGACATTCTCAGGGTCGGCCACATGGGCCACAACGCCCGCGTCGACCGCGTCGAGGAGACGATGGACGCCTTGGAAGCCGTCTTATAA
- a CDS encoding amphi-Trp domain-containing protein — MTEKVLFESESRRSREEIAAYLRAVADSLDAGDAITLSRGGESTTLEPPARPTFEVKAEREGPADGPGELSVEFELEWNEDGDEAGADGELRIE; from the coding sequence ATGACCGAGAAAGTCCTCTTCGAGTCGGAGAGTCGGCGGAGCCGCGAGGAGATCGCCGCGTACCTTCGGGCGGTCGCGGACTCCCTCGACGCGGGCGACGCCATCACGCTCTCGCGCGGCGGCGAGTCGACGACGCTCGAACCCCCCGCCCGTCCGACCTTCGAGGTGAAGGCGGAGCGCGAGGGCCCCGCCGACGGGCCGGGAGAACTGAGCGTCGAGTTCGAACTTGAGTGGAACGAGGACGGCGACGAAGCGGGAGCAGACGGCGAACTCCGGATCGAGTGA
- a CDS encoding aldo/keto reductase: MNHRELGGVGRVSEVGYGAWQIGGDWGEVTEDEAVAAVEAARDAGVDFFDTADVYGDGRSERIVGEVLADEIASGDVTVATKAGRRLDPHEADGYGEANLRRFVNRSRENLGTETLDLVQLHCPPTDVYYRPETFDALATLAEEGRIDAYGVSVERVEEGLKAIEYPGVETVQIIFNPFRQRPAALFLEEAAARDVGVICRVPLASGLLTGALSRDDEFPEDDHRNYNREGEAFDVGETFAGVPFEAGLDAVDALGERLPDDRPLPEFALRWILDHDAVSTVIPGSTTPEHVRSNAAASEADPLSETEREAAGEVYDEHVRAHVHQRW; this comes from the coding sequence ATGAATCACCGAGAACTCGGCGGCGTCGGACGCGTCAGCGAGGTCGGCTACGGGGCCTGGCAGATCGGCGGCGACTGGGGCGAGGTCACCGAAGACGAGGCGGTCGCGGCGGTCGAGGCCGCCCGCGACGCCGGCGTCGACTTCTTCGACACCGCCGACGTGTACGGCGACGGACGCTCGGAGCGGATCGTCGGCGAGGTGCTAGCCGACGAGATCGCGAGCGGCGACGTGACGGTCGCGACGAAGGCCGGCCGCCGACTCGACCCGCACGAGGCGGACGGGTACGGCGAGGCGAACCTGCGGCGCTTCGTGAATCGGTCGCGAGAGAATCTGGGGACCGAGACGCTGGATCTGGTCCAACTCCACTGCCCGCCGACGGACGTCTACTACCGGCCGGAGACGTTCGACGCGCTGGCGACGCTCGCCGAGGAGGGGCGGATCGACGCCTACGGCGTCAGCGTCGAGCGCGTCGAGGAGGGGCTCAAAGCGATCGAGTACCCGGGCGTCGAGACGGTCCAGATCATCTTCAACCCCTTCCGCCAGCGCCCGGCGGCGCTGTTCTTGGAGGAGGCCGCCGCGCGCGATGTCGGCGTGATCTGTCGGGTGCCGCTCGCCTCCGGGCTGCTCACGGGCGCGCTCTCGCGCGACGACGAGTTCCCCGAGGACGACCACCGCAACTACAACCGCGAGGGCGAGGCGTTCGACGTGGGCGAGACGTTCGCGGGCGTCCCCTTCGAGGCGGGCCTCGACGCGGTCGACGCGCTCGGCGAGCGCCTGCCCGACGACCGGCCCCTGCCGGAGTTCGCGCTGCGGTGGATCCTCGATCACGACGCAGTCTCGACCGTGATTCCGGGGTCGACGACGCCCGAACACGTCCGGTCGAACGCGGCCGCGAGCGAGGCGGACCCCCTCTCCGAAACCGAGCGCGAGGCCGCAGGCGAGGTGTACGACGAGCACGTGCGGGCGCACGTCCACCAGCGCTGGTGA
- a CDS encoding M48 family metalloprotease — translation MSRLAFRAAAAAVGVVLLAVYLTAALFVADLLRAVWTARPALPVLLALLVAGALGSAYLSYRVGTAQVLASLDGDRLPREHAPGLHRRVDALAARMDLARPALYVTDTRAPNAFAVGGGSDGGALVVDRSLFRLLSVREIEAILAHELAHLERRDGFAIAMADGIGRSVVGLATVAALPALLALSGLAGASAWIRGRPSDRSGPFARLHRALAGGLFAGFVLTTLLSRSRSRKREFAADDRAAEVTGDPMALARALRRIERATEPTWPFAPFSTHRRTEDATERWLSTHPSTDERVERLRRRAESQGPTRRIPAGPSRRPAGRRRAYR, via the coding sequence ATGTCTCGGCTCGCGTTCCGCGCGGCCGCGGCGGCGGTCGGCGTCGTCCTGCTCGCCGTCTACCTGACCGCCGCGCTGTTCGTCGCCGACCTGCTGCGGGCGGTCTGGACGGCCCGCCCCGCCCTCCCGGTCCTCCTCGCGCTGCTGGTCGCCGGCGCGCTCGGCTCGGCGTACCTCAGTTACCGAGTCGGGACCGCGCAGGTCCTCGCGAGCCTCGACGGGGACCGACTTCCCCGGGAGCACGCGCCGGGCCTCCACCGGCGGGTCGACGCGCTCGCCGCCCGGATGGACCTCGCGCGGCCGGCGCTGTACGTCACGGACACGCGCGCGCCGAACGCGTTCGCGGTCGGCGGCGGGTCGGACGGCGGCGCGCTGGTCGTCGACCGGTCGCTGTTCCGGCTGCTCTCAGTCCGCGAGATCGAGGCCATCCTCGCGCACGAGCTGGCGCACTTGGAGCGGCGCGACGGGTTCGCGATCGCGATGGCCGACGGGATCGGGCGCTCGGTGGTCGGACTCGCCACGGTGGCCGCGCTGCCGGCGCTGCTCGCGCTGTCGGGTCTCGCCGGTGCCTCGGCGTGGATCCGGGGGCGACCGAGCGACCGGTCCGGGCCGTTCGCGCGGCTCCACCGCGCGCTCGCCGGGGGGCTGTTCGCGGGGTTCGTCCTGACGACGCTCCTCTCGCGGTCGCGGTCGCGCAAGCGGGAGTTCGCCGCGGACGATCGCGCGGCCGAGGTGACCGGCGACCCGATGGCGCTCGCCCGAGCGCTCCGCCGGATCGAGCGCGCGACCGAGCCGACGTGGCCGTTCGCACCGTTCTCGACGCATAGGCGGACCGAGGACGCGACCGAGCGCTGGCTGTCGACGCACCCGTCGACCGACGAGCGCGTCGAGCGGCTGCGGCGGCGGGCCGAGTCGCAGGGTCCGACGCGGCGGATCCCGGCCGGACCGTCGCGACGGCCCGCCGGGCGCAGGCGAGCGTATCGGTGA
- a CDS encoding lipopolysaccharide biosynthesis protein — MPADEREALETIAHGAVLTSGGVAGQRALTAATEFVLTRGLGPTAYGVYALAWRIAQLCSRLVTFGSVPAIQRYLPEYADDPGRQGTVAGLAYATTVGFGVAFAGGVWLAAPAINARTVTEPAFPGTMRAFGALVGFLGVVMVASALFRAVGSARGEILFNKLLRPGVRLVGALGALALGYSVVGVAGAIVAATALLAAAAVPLSASVTGVRPSIRGVRGEARRFYDHAAPVAMSSLGKVFQNRVDVLLVGALLTATAAGVYNVVLVVIAVAWIPLLSFNQLLPPVASELYASGRTETLNAVYGSVTRQIVTAVVPILAVLTVYGREMLALFGEPYVAGYLPLVVYLGGVFVGSAVGATGWLLMMTDHQYARMALDWLLAVLNVGLTYAFVVRYGLVGAALGTSLAIAVQNGIQVVLLRHFEGLWPFDRTFLPPLAAGGVAVAAMYAVRALFAGPTAVLAGVPVGLAAYASSLSLLGVDPRDRFVARRLARRYRVALAERFR; from the coding sequence ATCCCCGCCGACGAGCGCGAGGCCTTGGAGACCATCGCGCACGGCGCGGTACTCACCTCGGGCGGGGTCGCGGGCCAGCGGGCGCTGACGGCCGCGACCGAGTTCGTCCTGACCCGCGGACTCGGGCCGACGGCCTACGGCGTCTACGCGCTGGCGTGGCGGATCGCACAGTTGTGCTCGCGGCTCGTGACGTTCGGGAGCGTCCCCGCCATTCAGCGGTATCTTCCCGAGTACGCGGACGATCCGGGGCGGCAGGGGACGGTCGCCGGCCTCGCGTACGCGACGACGGTCGGGTTCGGGGTCGCGTTCGCCGGCGGCGTCTGGCTCGCTGCGCCGGCGATAAACGCCCGGACCGTCACCGAGCCGGCGTTTCCGGGGACGATGCGCGCGTTCGGGGCCCTCGTCGGCTTCCTCGGCGTGGTGATGGTCGCGTCCGCGCTCTTCCGCGCGGTCGGCTCCGCCCGCGGCGAGATCCTGTTCAACAAGCTGCTCCGGCCGGGCGTCCGGCTCGTCGGCGCGCTCGGGGCGCTCGCGCTCGGCTACTCCGTCGTCGGCGTCGCCGGCGCGATCGTCGCCGCGACAGCGCTGCTCGCCGCGGCCGCCGTCCCACTCTCCGCGTCGGTCACCGGCGTCCGCCCGTCGATCCGGGGCGTTCGCGGGGAGGCGCGGCGGTTCTACGACCACGCGGCCCCGGTCGCGATGAGCAGCCTCGGGAAGGTGTTCCAGAACCGCGTCGACGTGCTGCTCGTCGGCGCGCTGCTGACGGCGACCGCGGCCGGCGTGTACAACGTCGTCCTCGTGGTGATCGCGGTCGCGTGGATCCCCCTCCTCTCCTTCAACCAACTGCTCCCGCCGGTCGCCTCCGAGCTGTACGCGAGCGGCCGGACCGAGACGCTCAACGCGGTGTACGGCTCCGTCACGCGACAGATCGTCACCGCGGTCGTGCCGATCCTCGCCGTGTTGACCGTGTACGGCCGGGAGATGCTGGCGCTGTTCGGCGAGCCGTACGTCGCCGGCTACCTCCCGCTCGTCGTCTACCTCGGCGGGGTGTTCGTCGGGAGCGCGGTCGGCGCGACCGGGTGGCTCCTGATGATGACCGACCACCAGTACGCGCGGATGGCGCTCGACTGGCTGCTCGCGGTCCTCAACGTCGGACTGACGTACGCGTTCGTCGTCCGGTACGGGCTCGTCGGGGCCGCGCTCGGCACGTCCCTCGCCATCGCGGTCCAGAACGGAATTCAGGTCGTCCTCCTGCGTCACTTCGAGGGGCTGTGGCCGTTCGACCGCACCTTCCTCCCGCCGCTCGCGGCCGGCGGCGTCGCCGTCGCCGCGATGTACGCGGTCCGCGCGCTGTTCGCCGGACCGACCGCCGTCCTCGCCGGCGTTCCGGTCGGACTCGCCGCGTACGCGTCGTCGCTTTCACTCCTCGGCGTCGACCCCCGCGACCGGTTCGTCGCGCGGCGGCTGGCGCGGCGGTACCGGGTCGCGCTCGCGGAGCGGTTCCGGTAG
- a CDS encoding response regulator, with the protein MTEAPDATVLAVDDEPDLAELYRVYLDPAYDVRIATGGEEAIDAMDDAVDVVLLDRRMPDMSGHEVLTEIRGEGYDARVAMLTAVEPDVDIVEMPFDDYKTKPVTKEDLLTLVEVLLHRAAFDEQSQEFFALASKKAALEASGTTNSEEYEELIERMESVRLEVDDTLDLLSARDAFVEVPGEVP; encoded by the coding sequence ATGACGGAGGCTCCGGACGCGACCGTTCTCGCGGTCGACGACGAGCCGGACCTCGCGGAACTGTACCGGGTGTACCTCGACCCGGCCTACGACGTACGGATCGCGACCGGCGGCGAGGAAGCGATCGACGCGATGGACGACGCGGTCGACGTCGTCCTCCTCGACCGGCGGATGCCCGACATGTCGGGCCACGAGGTGTTAACGGAGATCCGCGGCGAGGGGTACGACGCCCGGGTGGCGATGCTGACCGCGGTCGAGCCGGACGTCGACATCGTCGAGATGCCGTTCGACGACTACAAGACGAAACCGGTCACCAAAGAGGATCTCCTCACGCTCGTCGAGGTCCTCCTCCACCGCGCCGCCTTCGACGAGCAGAGCCAGGAGTTCTTCGCGCTCGCCTCGAAGAAAGCGGCGCTGGAGGCCAGCGGCACGACCAACTCCGAGGAGTACGAGGAGCTCATCGAGCGGATGGAGTCCGTCCGCCTCGAGGTCGACGACACGCTCGATCTCCTCTCCGCGCGCGACGCGTTCGTCGAGGTCCCCGGCGAAGTGCCGTAG
- a CDS encoding aminopeptidase: MDARVREHAEIIADHSTGIESGDDVVIQMPKEAEDLAVALHEVCGDRGANPVYLNYSKRAQRAFKRSSEEFTEPSHRRALYEEADVFVIARGGANATEDADIDPETNAAYNRAMEDVKRTRLSKTWCLTQYPTASHAQLAGMSTEAYENFVWDAVSLDWDEQREFQSNMVEILNDADEVRIKSGEETDLTLDVSGNSTLNDDGEANLPGGEVFTAPTRDGVDGEVHFDLPLYRYGREIDGVRLRFEDGEVVSHSAERNEDLLSGILDTDEGSRHLGELGIGMNRQIDRFTYNMLFDEKMGDTVHMAVGSAYPETVGGENAVNESAEHVDMIVDMSEDSVIEVDGEVVQRNGTFVFEDGF; this comes from the coding sequence ATGGACGCACGCGTACGCGAACACGCCGAGATCATCGCCGACCACTCCACCGGCATCGAGTCGGGCGACGACGTGGTCATCCAGATGCCCAAGGAGGCCGAGGACCTCGCGGTCGCGCTCCACGAGGTCTGCGGCGACCGCGGCGCGAACCCGGTCTACCTCAACTACTCGAAGCGCGCCCAGCGCGCCTTCAAACGCTCCTCGGAGGAGTTCACCGAGCCGAGCCACCGCCGCGCGCTCTACGAGGAGGCGGACGTCTTCGTCATCGCCCGCGGCGGTGCGAACGCCACCGAAGACGCCGACATCGACCCCGAGACCAACGCGGCCTACAACCGCGCGATGGAGGACGTCAAGCGGACGCGACTCTCGAAGACGTGGTGTCTCACCCAGTACCCGACCGCGAGCCACGCGCAGCTCGCCGGAATGAGTACCGAGGCGTACGAGAACTTCGTCTGGGACGCCGTCTCACTCGACTGGGACGAACAGCGCGAGTTCCAGTCGAACATGGTCGAGATTCTGAACGACGCGGACGAGGTCCGGATCAAGTCGGGCGAGGAGACCGACCTCACGCTCGACGTCTCCGGAAACTCCACGCTCAACGACGACGGCGAGGCGAACCTCCCCGGCGGCGAGGTGTTCACCGCGCCGACGCGCGACGGCGTCGACGGCGAGGTCCACTTCGATCTCCCGCTGTACCGCTACGGCCGCGAGATCGACGGGGTCCGGCTCCGGTTCGAGGACGGCGAGGTCGTCTCGCACTCCGCCGAGCGTAACGAGGACCTGCTCTCCGGTATCCTCGACACCGACGAGGGGTCCCGCCACCTCGGCGAACTCGGCATCGGGATGAACCGCCAGATCGACCGGTTCACCTACAACATGCTGTTCGACGAGAAGATGGGCGACACCGTCCACATGGCGGTCGGCTCCGCGTACCCCGAGACGGTCGGCGGGGAGAACGCGGTCAACGAGTCCGCCGAACACGTCGACATGATCGTCGACATGAGCGAGGACTCCGTCATCGAGGTCGACGGCGAGGTCGTCCAGCGGAACGGGACGTTCGTCTTCGAGGACGGGTTCTGA
- a CDS encoding succinylglutamate desuccinylase/aspartoacylase family protein — protein sequence MQTIDRGSAGSARVAIVGGIHGDEPAGERIVRRLADELDPLDETTEDGSGSAGLVRLIIANEPAIAAETRYTDADLNRSFPGDADSDEYERALAARLAAELEGFDAVLALHTSHSAPPPFAIFSDLTESVRRTVTGLPVDHVVDASGLRSTTLDSTVPHTVSIEVGRQGSEEAVEFGYEACRAFLRVHGAIADEEPTFSETTVVEGREEVPKGGGEPHVHFANFEPIPEGAVFAEDDVYTHRVEEPGVVPILASERGYDDIFGMYGRVTGIVKPPGVGENRVYPIDEEDDAEGEEGSTGGDDGSEDDGKRGGAN from the coding sequence ATGCAAACGATCGACCGCGGGTCGGCGGGGTCGGCCCGCGTCGCGATCGTCGGCGGAATCCACGGCGACGAGCCCGCCGGCGAACGGATAGTGAGACGCCTCGCGGACGAACTCGATCCCCTCGATGAGACGACCGAGGACGGATCTGGTTCGGCGGGACTCGTCCGGCTGATAATCGCCAACGAGCCGGCGATAGCGGCCGAGACGCGTTATACCGACGCCGACCTCAACCGGTCGTTCCCGGGCGACGCCGACAGCGACGAGTACGAGCGCGCGCTGGCGGCGCGGCTCGCCGCCGAGCTGGAGGGGTTCGACGCCGTGCTCGCGCTCCACACCTCCCACAGCGCGCCGCCGCCGTTCGCCATCTTCAGCGACCTCACGGAGTCGGTCCGTCGCACCGTCACCGGGCTTCCGGTCGACCACGTCGTCGACGCGAGCGGGCTGCGGTCGACGACGCTCGACTCCACCGTCCCCCACACCGTCTCGATCGAGGTGGGCCGGCAGGGCAGCGAGGAGGCCGTCGAGTTCGGCTACGAGGCGTGTCGGGCGTTCCTCCGCGTCCACGGCGCGATCGCGGACGAGGAGCCGACGTTCTCGGAGACGACGGTGGTCGAGGGCCGCGAGGAGGTGCCGAAGGGCGGCGGGGAGCCGCACGTCCACTTCGCGAACTTCGAGCCGATCCCGGAGGGCGCGGTGTTCGCCGAGGACGACGTGTACACCCACCGCGTCGAGGAGCCCGGCGTGGTCCCGATCCTCGCCAGCGAACGCGGCTACGACGATATCTTCGGCATGTACGGCCGCGTCACCGGCATCGTGAAACCGCCCGGAGTGGGCGAGAATCGAGTGTACCCGATCGACGAGGAGGACGACGCGGAGGGCGAGGAGGGGAGTACGGGAGGCGACGACGGAAGCGAGGACGACGGAAAACGAGGCGGGGCGAACTGA
- a CDS encoding pyruvoyl-dependent arginine decarboxylase, producing the protein MNTIHVAGGVGVADTAMASYDAALADANLHNYNLVAVSSVVPAEATVEAVSEAPNLGPAGNRLTVVEARRTIGPGDAVDFREGGRAGAEDAESKRAPRRHPDAVAGLGWATGPGPGLFYEVTGEDGDDVRNRIRDGLDAGADLRDWELPDRETRVETVAAEADRYATAVVIAAYGESEPIL; encoded by the coding sequence ATGAACACCATCCATGTCGCCGGCGGCGTCGGGGTCGCCGACACGGCGATGGCCTCCTACGACGCCGCGCTCGCGGACGCGAACCTCCACAACTACAACCTCGTGGCGGTCTCCTCCGTCGTCCCCGCCGAGGCGACCGTTGAGGCGGTCTCGGAAGCGCCGAACTTGGGCCCCGCGGGGAACCGGCTCACGGTCGTCGAGGCGCGTCGGACGATCGGCCCGGGCGACGCGGTGGACTTCCGCGAGGGCGGCCGCGCGGGCGCTGAGGACGCCGAGTCGAAGCGCGCGCCCCGCCGACATCCCGACGCGGTCGCGGGGCTGGGCTGGGCGACCGGTCCCGGTCCCGGCCTCTTCTACGAGGTGACCGGCGAGGACGGCGACGACGTCCGCAATCGGATCCGCGACGGCCTCGACGCCGGTGCCGACCTCCGCGACTGGGAGCTTCCCGACCGAGAGACGCGCGTCGAGACGGTCGCCGCCGAGGCGGACCGGTACGCCACCGCGGTGGTGATCGCCGCCTACGGCGAGTCCGAGCCGATCCTGTAG
- a CDS encoding proteasome-activating nucleotidase: protein MSHSPSLPDRPRLELDPEMSDAERLEAIRQHFRRIVHVNEELEDRLADAEGRRGDLKDDVEQLKRENEVLKTSSLYIASVEEITDDGVVIKQHGNNQEVLTQAASRLDEDLRPGDRVAINDSFAVQQVLDDETDSRAQAMEVTESPDVTYADIGGIDDQIREVREAVEDPLENPEQFEQVGVEPPSGVLLHGPPGTGKTMLAKAVANESDATFIKMAGSELVRKFIGEGARLVRDLFELAAEREPAVIFIDEIDAVAAKRTDSKTSGDAEVQRTMMQLLSEMDGFDDRGEIRIMAATNRFDMLDEAILRPGRFDRLIEVPEPGPEGRERILEIHTQEMNVADDIDLGVIASDLDGYSGADIASLATEAGMFAIRDGRTEVRQADFEAARDKLRDADTEDEQVINYQY, encoded by the coding sequence ATGTCTCACAGCCCCTCACTGCCCGACCGCCCGCGGTTGGAGCTCGACCCCGAGATGAGCGACGCGGAGCGGCTGGAGGCGATCCGCCAGCACTTCCGGCGGATCGTTCACGTGAACGAGGAATTAGAGGACCGGCTCGCGGACGCCGAGGGACGCCGCGGCGACCTGAAAGACGACGTCGAACAGCTGAAACGCGAAAACGAGGTGCTGAAGACCTCCTCGCTGTACATCGCGTCCGTCGAGGAGATCACCGACGACGGCGTCGTCATCAAACAGCACGGCAACAACCAGGAGGTGCTCACGCAGGCCGCCTCGCGGCTCGACGAGGACCTCCGTCCCGGCGACCGCGTCGCGATCAACGACTCCTTCGCGGTCCAGCAGGTGCTCGACGACGAGACCGACTCCCGGGCGCAGGCGATGGAGGTCACCGAGTCCCCGGACGTCACCTACGCTGACATCGGCGGCATCGACGACCAGATCCGGGAGGTCCGCGAGGCGGTCGAGGACCCGCTCGAAAACCCCGAGCAGTTCGAGCAGGTCGGCGTCGAACCCCCGAGCGGCGTCCTCCTCCACGGCCCGCCGGGGACGGGGAAGACGATGCTGGCGAAGGCGGTCGCCAACGAGTCGGACGCGACGTTCATCAAGATGGCCGGCTCCGAGCTCGTCCGGAAGTTCATCGGCGAGGGCGCGCGGCTCGTCCGCGACCTGTTCGAACTCGCCGCCGAGCGCGAGCCGGCCGTCATCTTCATCGACGAGATCGACGCCGTCGCCGCCAAGCGGACCGACTCGAAGACCTCCGGCGACGCCGAGGTCCAGCGGACGATGATGCAGCTCCTCTCGGAGATGGACGGCTTCGACGACCGCGGCGAGATCCGGATCATGGCTGCGACCAACCGCTTCGACATGCTCGACGAGGCCATCCTCCGCCCCGGCCGCTTCGACCGGCTCATCGAGGTCCCCGAGCCCGGCCCGGAGGGCCGCGAGCGCATCCTCGAGATCCACACGCAGGAGATGAACGTCGCCGACGACATCGACCTCGGCGTCATCGCGAGCGACCTCGACGGGTACAGCGGCGCGGACATCGCGTCGCTGGCGACCGAGGCCGGAATGTTCGCCATCCGTGACGGCCGCACCGAGGTCCGGCAGGCGGACTTCGAGGCCGCCCGCGACAAGCTTCGGGACGCCGATACGGAAGACGAGCAGGTCATCAACTACCAGTACTGA
- a CDS encoding DUF6293 family protein: MQTHVVPVGFDYDRMIAPLIRDQFDVDRVILLEGTVGSEGNVEYSRNIARKLEQDFQNLLGAETVRERLDDVYDYDAAFERAYDLINAELDREDGDRDDGGDRDGDDAPAEEREVWVNLCSMPRPVSFAFATAAHSIMVERQAERDRIHTYYTAPEKYLETELAEELRATRDLLRDLDAGSDADALAEAGVDPDRVSDRLASTTDLLAEFDERGTTIGAKRIGDSHVIELPVASFQNVKPFEELVLFTLGEHGEFESVSELAEALADELNEEYTDSFRSKVIYNVDRLGPGGKGYIEREEHGKSYRTSLSRIGRLWVRAHADDDRDIA, encoded by the coding sequence ATGCAGACCCACGTCGTGCCCGTCGGGTTCGACTACGACCGGATGATAGCCCCCCTCATCCGAGACCAGTTCGACGTCGACCGGGTGATCCTGTTGGAGGGGACGGTCGGCAGCGAGGGCAACGTCGAGTACTCGCGGAACATCGCGCGGAAGCTCGAACAGGACTTTCAGAACCTGCTCGGCGCGGAGACGGTCCGCGAGCGACTCGACGACGTGTACGACTACGACGCCGCCTTCGAGCGCGCCTACGACCTGATAAACGCGGAGTTGGACCGCGAGGACGGCGACCGTGACGACGGCGGCGACCGCGACGGGGACGACGCTCCGGCCGAGGAGCGCGAGGTGTGGGTGAACCTCTGTTCGATGCCCCGGCCCGTCTCGTTCGCGTTCGCGACCGCGGCCCACTCGATCATGGTCGAGCGGCAGGCCGAGCGCGACCGCATCCACACCTACTACACGGCCCCCGAGAAGTACCTCGAGACCGAACTCGCCGAGGAGCTGCGCGCCACGCGAGACCTCCTCCGGGACCTCGACGCCGGGAGCGACGCCGACGCGCTCGCCGAGGCGGGCGTCGACCCCGACCGCGTTTCCGACCGGCTGGCGAGCACCACCGACCTGCTCGCGGAGTTCGACGAGCGCGGCACGACCATCGGCGCGAAGCGCATCGGCGACAGCCACGTCATCGAGCTCCCGGTCGCCTCGTTCCAGAACGTCAAGCCGTTCGAGGAGCTGGTACTGTTCACCCTCGGCGAACACGGCGAGTTCGAGTCCGTCTCGGAGCTGGCGGAGGCGCTCGCCGACGAGCTCAACGAGGAGTACACCGACTCGTTCCGCTCGAAGGTCATCTACAACGTCGACCGGCTCGGCCCCGGCGGGAAGGGATACATCGAGCGCGAGGAACACGGGAAGTCCTACCGGACGAGCCTCTCCCGGATCGGCCGGCTGTGGGTCCGCGCGCACGCCGACGACGACCGCGACATCGCCTGA